A window of Aequoribacter fuscus genomic DNA:
TACCGCAATAACGCCAGCCAGGGCAGTAATAGCGGAAATAACCCATTTACCAGCCCACAACACCATGAACAGTTCTTTTAAATCGATTTCGTCATCGGCCACAAAAGGGTATTGCGGGGTCACAGGCGCGTTTTGATTTTGCACAGGTTCATTCATGTTATAACCCCGCCACTGCAGCCACTGAAACAAGCGACTGATACACGATTTGCGTAATTTCTCGCCAGCTCGCTAAACGCTCTTTGTACTGAGTGTTCACAGGCACGACAATGGTATCACCGGGCTGGATTTGATTGGATGTGCCGCTAAAGCGCCACCAGTTAGTCTCAAGCGTTTGCACAGTACCATTGGCTCGCACGATGTACATGGCTTTGTCGTCGGCACGCGCAGACAAACCCGCAGATAAGCTCAAGTAATCTTGAAGAGCATATTGATTCTGAAATATATGAGAACCAGGCTGCTGAACCTCACCAACCACCGTCACCGTGCGGTTGCGTTTGGGGATGACCAACGCGTCTCCGTCGGTCAATTCAATATCAGCTAAGGGATCACCCGCTAGCGCTGCAGGCACATCGACCAGCAAACGCCCTTGCCCCTCGAACGTCTCTAGCGCTTGGGTTATTTGAGTAACATCAGCTAAGGTACTGCCCACCGTCTCTTCGGTAAGCAAGCGCGTGGCGAAGGTTTTACGAATATCAGCTGCAAAAAGCATGGCTCGCTCAGACTCTTTTCGCGCCACATCCTCACGGGTAAATACCGCTCCTTCAGGAAAAGCTTCTTCAGTAAACCCACCGGCCCGGGCAATGACGCTACTCAGTCGCTCACCTTTTTGAACTAAATATTCTCCAGGAAACACCACTTCTCCACTTATTGTGATCGAATCTTGAGGGCTCCAGTCCGGTATATCTCTGACGGTAAGATGATCGCGACTCTGCAGTAGCGAGCTTGTTTCTGGATCCAGTTCGCGAACCAGTGAAACTTCTCTGTATGTCGCGATCAAGCTTCCCCGCGATCGCTCACGCAAAGTCCTTAGCTCAGCCGCAGACAAATAAGCAGAGTCTTTTAAGCCCCCTCCTGCTTTAACTAAGTCAGCCAGCTTAGCGCCTGAGACCAACGGGTACGATCCAGGTGCACGCACGGCACCCGATATTGTGACAATTTGGACTGGCTCACCCTGTCGTGCCTGGGCAGTCAATTTAGCTAAAATCGGTTGCAACAAGATTTCACGACTATACTCCCTGGGATCATCACCCTCGGTCGTTTCATCCATCGAGGAATCTTTGCGCGCTTGTGCAAAATCGACCCGATCGGCACTCATTTCGTCGTCGGAAAGTTTTACAGCGCGGCGGCTTTTAGCTTCCGTCACCTTTGACTTTTGCAGCGTGTCTTCCTCGGCAAACGGCAACGAAAATACGATGAGCTGGTCGTACTCACGCAATTCAGGGTCAGAATTTGAGCCCGGGCTAGCGATGGCGTCCGCCAAGCTAAATTGAGTCACTGAGATGTCAAGCAACGTGTTTTTATAGCTGATAATAAGCGCATATTCTAAATCAGCGGTACGATGCAAATCGGATCTGGCATCCTCAATTAAATCGGACACCCTCAATCCTGGTTTCCAGCCGTAGGTACCGGGACGATGCACTGCGCCTTTAAGCTCTACCATACTGGCTAGCTGTCCGCTGGTTTTAGGGACTCGAATCTGATCTCCGTTTTCTACTGCCAAAGTCTTACTACCGGCTTGGGTTAAATCCAAATTCAAAGCCGCAGGCAAACCACCCGCATCCGACAGGCGAGTCAAAATCGCAGCATTAGGATACGCCTGCTGAGTGAACCCCCCCGCCATAGACACCAGGTCCTGCACGGTCTCGGTACCCTGCACCTCGTACACCATGGGGCGCTTAACTTCGCCAAGCACCTCAACCGATCCAGCGTAAGGGGGCACGAATACCACGTCGCCCGACTGTAGACGAATATCGCCAGAGGCGTCGCCCCGCAGCAGTAAATCGTAGGCATCAAATGTCGCAACTATCTGACTGTGACGCTTAACCTGTATATTGCGAAGGCTACCTATATCTGACACACCACCGGCTTGAAACAAGGCCTGCGTTACGGTCGTTAATGCGCTAACCGAATACGCACCCGGTACAGATACCTCACCCGCCATAAATATCCCAATGGCCCTTAGACGCCCCATACTGACAACAGCTTCAACCCCTATAAGCTGCTGTGCGACACGTGTTTTAATAATCGCTCGAGCATCTTCAAACGTTAATCCCGCCAGCGTAACCGAACCCAGCTTAGGAAAAATCACATCGCCATTTCGGCCCACCTGAAGCACAAACTCTTCGTTTTCTTTGCCGAACAACTGCACCGTTAACTGGTCGCCCACCCCTAACCGGTAAGACTCCGGTACGGGTGCGTCATCCGTCGGCGCAAAGGTCGACACCTTACGATTGAATAAATCACGCCCATACCGGGCGGGTGCACCGTCGTCCTCGTCCACACTCTCTGGCTCTGCTATCCAGTATTCTTCTCGAGGTCGGGGATTATCAATCGGCATGATCGACTCCCCCTGCGCACCCAGGGTATCGATAGTTGTGGCCGAAGGCGTGTTAGGAAGGGTAATGCCGTATTGTTTTGCTAACGCTTGTTGTTGGGCTGGCGGCAAAGCCTGCAGTTGCTGCAACATCTGCGGTGTTACCCCCGCCGGCAGGCCCTGCGCCGTAGCGTGAGCTGTAAACACAATAGCAAAAACACCTATCCACTTCCGCATAATCATTCCTGTTGCTGCTTTGTAAGTATGAGTCGAGTGCCGTCAGCACTAACGACTTGATCAATTTTAACAATGCGCCCGATATCATCGAGCGTAATTTCATTATTATAATAAAACTCAGATTCGCATTGCTGAACCCACTTTGCAAGTGGCGCGTTACGGTATATCCAATCGCTGCACCTATGGACCTGCGCGGTACCCAAACCCTCTTGATAAAGGCGCTCTTGGCCATCAGCGTCTATAATTAGGGTAGACGTTAAACCCAGCCCGACCACCGAACGTATCATCCAGCCATCAAACGCAATGGCGTCACCTCGCGAACCGGCAAAAACAATTAAGCCCTCACGATCGAGCGCCACTACACCCACATCAGTTCGTCCAAACTGTGCCCGCCAAAGATACTGTGCCTGCGCTGGTTCTTTAAAGCTGAGCAGTCCACGCAAGGTATTGAGCTGCGAAGAGTGAAAGGTGCAGCTAGTCAGCACCAGCGTAAATGCAGCTACAGCAAGTTTCATTATCCTCATGGCAGCATTCGCCCTACTGTTCCCACAAGCCCATCAAAGCGAGTATCGCGTAAGTCCCAGAACAAATTTCCTGAGTGATTTTCTAACCTTTGACCACCATCTCTCTGAATGGGGCGCATTCGAGTGCTGTAAGCCGAACGCGTATTACTGCCAAACAATCCATTCAGCGGGATTTTAAAGTAAAAACCCTTATCGAAACTACCCTCACCGAACGTATCAAAGGGCACATCAGTCAGAGTAGCCCAAAGACCCACCTGCCAACCGTTGTCGAACGTTCGCCTAAGCTCAAATGTAGCGCCCAAATCCTTGGCTAAATAACGACCGACATGCACGCCCGCATCGTAGTTGTAAAATGGCGAGGCCCAATAAGCGCTCACAAATCCCGTTGCCACCGAGTAATCAAGCAAATCCAAACTTTTATCAAAGGCGCGCTGACGCACGTAAGCGGCACTCAGGCCAAACGCAAGACGAGACTGCGCAGGCCAGTACAGCATTTCGCCCCCAATCCCCGAGTACATCTCCTCTAACACGCCGCCAAACAGTCGATAGTGCAGACTGGAACTCAAGCTGTCGCGTCCCTCTAGCATTAAAGAATCGAGCCCCGTCTCTCCTTCCGTTAAATACTTAACAATATCTGATCGAACTTTTGGTAAAACTGAATCGGAATTTTTACGGCGGCTTTCGTCAAATGTGTTGGTAATATCGACACCATACACACCCTTTAGTGCCCAGTGATTCGAAATTGCATACTCGGCGCCTATCTGCACATAAACTTGATATCGCGC
This region includes:
- a CDS encoding SLBB domain-containing protein encodes the protein MRKWIGVFAIVFTAHATAQGLPAGVTPQMLQQLQALPPAQQQALAKQYGITLPNTPSATTIDTLGAQGESIMPIDNPRPREEYWIAEPESVDEDDGAPARYGRDLFNRKVSTFAPTDDAPVPESYRLGVGDQLTVQLFGKENEEFVLQVGRNGDVIFPKLGSVTLAGLTFEDARAIIKTRVAQQLIGVEAVVSMGRLRAIGIFMAGEVSVPGAYSVSALTTVTQALFQAGGVSDIGSLRNIQVKRHSQIVATFDAYDLLLRGDASGDIRLQSGDVVFVPPYAGSVEVLGEVKRPMVYEVQGTETVQDLVSMAGGFTQQAYPNAAILTRLSDAGGLPAALNLDLTQAGSKTLAVENGDQIRVPKTSGQLASMVELKGAVHRPGTYGWKPGLRVSDLIEDARSDLHRTADLEYALIISYKNTLLDISVTQFSLADAIASPGSNSDPELREYDQLIVFSLPFAEEDTLQKSKVTEAKSRRAVKLSDDEMSADRVDFAQARKDSSMDETTEGDDPREYSREILLQPILAKLTAQARQGEPVQIVTISGAVRAPGSYPLVSGAKLADLVKAGGGLKDSAYLSAAELRTLRERSRGSLIATYREVSLVRELDPETSSLLQSRDHLTVRDIPDWSPQDSITISGEVVFPGEYLVQKGERLSSVIARAGGFTEEAFPEGAVFTREDVARKESERAMLFAADIRKTFATRLLTEETVGSTLADVTQITQALETFEGQGRLLVDVPAALAGDPLADIELTDGDALVIPKRNRTVTVVGEVQQPGSHIFQNQYALQDYLSLSAGLSARADDKAMYIVRANGTVQTLETNWWRFSGTSNQIQPGDTIVVPVNTQYKERLASWREITQIVYQSLVSVAAVAGL